ccaataaagcaTTATTGAAGGGTGGGAAATGAACCTCGTAAACGGGAATGTGATGAAAGCAGCAGCGACTGAGGTTTAAATTTCCGGCAGTGTTCTCTCCAGTGCCTTTAGTGGGGGGGAATCTAACTGTGAGACTAAGCCTCGTGTTTTCTTTCGCCTGTCCTTAAGGTGATTTCTCGGCCAGCTTGGCTGATGTAGATGATCTTGCAGCCAGTACATTTGGTGCGACCACAGCGTGTACTGTATACTTACCCTGGGTTGGTTTTGAAtgtattttcaaaggaaagataTCAAAACATTTGGCCTTGGAAGTGGTATACCTCTCCGTTAGAGTATGTTTCCCAAATGCCAAGATTCTACTTTCAGGGTGAAACATGAGTGGCCGTGTGAGATCCAGATCCAGATCCAAACAAGGAAGAGAGGATCGAGGATCTGCCCAGCCAGCTGCGCGTGTGGTTGTGAGTACTGCCATATTTGATGTTTCCCATTACCACACATCGCATTCTCTGGAAATTTTGATGAGCTACAAACGTACCGATACAGCGATAAGAGCTCCTCGGCTGATAAAGGGAGGGAGACTCTGAACCCGAAGGATTCCGTATTTGTGCTGCCCGTGGTGGAAATACACGCTGTGACTTCTTGGTCATGCTTATTAACAACAGATTGCACCTGTCCGCCCCAGCAGAGTTTACAGTAGCCTCCAAAGTGGTTGGGGGTACCTCTTCTTGAGTACCCGCTGTGTGGGAAGAGGAACTTTTAAGAATAAGTCTAGAGAATCATGTCTGGGGACTGTCTTTATACTTACTCATTATCTGCCCTAAAAGTGtatgatgtatattttatactgTTGGCATGTGTTAACGACACAACTATTTATTTGTATGCAGACACCGCCCCCCACACAGGCCGAGCAGCTGAAACCAAAGGAGAAACCAACTAAGACTCAGGATATTATACCCGATCAAGGGAAAGAAGTTGAAGGAGCACCTGTTATTCAAGgtgaagggaaagggaagaacagTGCTTATGGGGGCGGGGCGTGTATGTGTGCATCATGCATTATGACCTAACCAGAccaggaggaaggaaaacattcCAGGAGAACCTCGGTCATTTCCGAAAAATGGATTGAAATGGGAAGAGGAGAGTACAGTTTACAGCTTCATGCAGTCCTTCCCGGTACTGAATTTCCCCTTCGTCCTCAAGATTTGATCAGTGTCCTTGAAAACAGTCTTCTAAATTACAGGACACTGTTTAACTACAAAGCCATACATCGATTCACTAGTCTAATTTGTTCCTAGAACATTCTAAGGTgcccttttcattcatttcatcgAAAGCATAAGCAGCTTTTAACAGTATTTGCGGAGTGCCGAGTCAACATACCTTCTAACATGTGGAGCTAAACCGATTTGCTTTAGGGATGGTAGCCCCatttgaaaaaggagaaaacgAAGGCTCGGGGACTGTACTTTGCTAAAGACTGCTTGGCACACGGAGACATAATTCAGATTTCATTACAGGGTTTGTGTTCTTGGGGGACCCGGCTAGCTCAgtgagagcatgtgactctttgaACTCGGGGTCGAGAGCtgaggccccacattgggtgtagagattacttaaaagaagaattcagatttttgttttgttttctaaaaccttttttaaagagTTGTGTTATTCCTACCATCTGTACTGTTGTACAAACAAGTGAGCTGTTTTGTATAAAATGCTGAATAGTGAAATGTGTCTGCAATGTAAAGGAGCTTAATACTGGCACAGGCATAAATCCAGTTCAGTGGAGCAGGAGTGAGACTCCAGAAAAGTATTCAATTAATCATGGCCCCTGTTCGATTCATCTTTTGGTATGGTATGTTTGGTAAGTGGTGGATCATTCAGGAAACTGGTATCAGGGTCAccatattattatgatttttatgtgCGTTTAAAATGTAGTTAAATAATTTTGTGACTAGGAAAatcaaaaatatcttaaaatgattatgaaagaagaaatgaatgcctTCCAAATATAGCATTTTTATCAATTACTTGTAGTGaattattgatattatttgtCTGTGGGTTATTTTCAGAATTCCCCATTAAGTGGGTTCTACAGTATGACTGGCATTAAAGCCCATTAATTTCTTTCTACCCTACTTCCTTTATTCTCATTGTAAGAAGTTTATTAGTCAGTAatgttttgctgttatttttttctttgttctatacATGAGTCATTTATCATTAGTTAGAGGGTCTTTATACTGAAATCTAACTAGTTAATTTTGTCTAATAAAATTTTGAGGCGCGGGATCTCACTAATATAGGATTTGTCATATTGGCCCACAAATAGAATCAGGTAATCGTTCTGTATATTACAcgtttttgcaatattttttaatttaagagagttagggagagcacacaagtggggggaggggtagagagagagggagacgcagactccctgctgagcagagccccatgtgggtttCAGATTTCAGGACCCTGCCTGGcctgagtggcaggcagaagcttaaccacttgaaccacccaggtgtcccaggaaattacattttaattaccaTCCTATCTGTGGTGTAGGCTTCAGATTTCTTAGATAGCTGATGCTTTCTACTCTCACTTTCGTAATATAAAGGAAATACAGATTTAGTGTGGTTTATCTTTAAAGTGTCATTTGAAATACAGTATcataatacagaaaaacaaagatgtgaAGTCCATCTTTCCATCACTTTTTTTTCACACTAGCCTACATGCTTCTGTCTCATATAACCGAAAGAATATTATCAGTTCTTTGGATATATTTTAtgttggacacctgggtggctcagcagttgatcgcctgccttcagcccagggcatgatcctggagtcccagaatcgattcccacatcgggctctctacatggagcctgcttctccctctgcttatgtctctacccctctctgcatctctcatgaataaataaataaataaaattttaaaaagatatattttatgtttactgCTTAAACCTgtaacctttctctttttttagggCCTGAAATGAAATCTGAACTACAGGAAGTGGCTCAGCCAATGACTGGGGATAAAAGCGAAGATGGTCCTGATGTGAAAGGGCTGAAAATTCCAAACCTAGAGCCCATTAAAATGCCAGAAGCAGGTATGTGATCCATTATGAACGTTAAAAGTATGTGGTTTCCGTTTTCTTCAGTATTACATCTTTCATAATATAAGTGTAATATTACTATTACTTTCATAATAGAATTCACCTATAAGGATACTTTGACAGGTAGTTTAGAACCTAAATGCCTGACTTCCTGACTTATTAGACGGTCAGGTATAGGAACAAATTGGGTCAAATCGTGTTGAATTATAAAGATGAAGACAGTTGTATCTGAGTGGTTCTGTTGGCTAAatatcccactcttgattttggcccacttcatgatttcagggtaatgagatagagtcccatgtcaggctctgtgctcagtgcagagactgcttgggattctctctctcccttggctccACCCTTCCTAGTGTGTGCACTCATTctatctataaataaattttaaaaatctttttgaaaaaaggtgaaaatgttttattttatagtattagTACGTTAACCAATAGCTAATAATTTTACAGTTTAATACTTTCTGCCttttaacaaatacaaaatgatttGGAATAAATACCAGTTTGTATAAAATATGCTGAGGCAGTGAAGTAAGTTCTAGTAGCAGCTGAACATAATTTGTGTGACTCTTAGAGAACCCCTTAATTCAAAATCTCACCCTTAATCACCCATAATTAGTGAATTATGGGAGGTGATGGATTTATTAATTACTTATATTTATCTGGTAGTCACTCCACCGTGTAAATATTGAacaaatcattgtgttgtacactttacacatacacaattatatttgtgaattagtcttaaaaaatatttttcaaaagcgcttacttttaggggcacctggctggctcagttaagcatcttcctttgtctctggtggtgatcctggaatactgggatggagccccatgtcacactccctgctcagtggggagtttgcttctcctctgcccctccctctgcttcttttctctgGCTCACACTCTCtcgaataaacaaaatctctttttttaaaaaaaaataataaagctctgttttttttaagattttattttatttttttaagattttatttatttattcatgaaagacccagagagaggtagagacaaagacagagggagaagcaggctctttgcagggaaccCAATTCTGGACTCGATCTCCAgatcaggatcacgccctgagccaaaggcagatgctcaaccactgaactacccagccATCCCCCCCCAAAAGCacctatttttagaaataaatatctgaCTTTTCTAGGtatctttttattcctctctatttcccatttcttctccctccctgtctctattcatttcttctttttttttttttaccatgctCTAAGTCACAATATATATGAGCTTCACATTTTCATGTCAGAAATGAAGGcagaggagatccctgggtagctcagcagtttagcacctgccttccggcccagggcatgatcctggatcccgggatcgagtcccacatcaggctttctgcatggagcctgcttctccctctgctgtgtctctgcctctctctctctctctctctctctctgtgtgtgtgtgtgtgtctcatg
The nucleotide sequence above comes from Canis lupus dingo isolate Sandy chromosome X, ASM325472v2, whole genome shotgun sequence. Encoded proteins:
- the LOC112673081 gene encoding P antigen family member 3-like; amino-acid sequence: MSGRVRSRSRSKQGREDRGSAQPAARVVTPPPTQAEQLKPKEKPTKTQDIIPDQGKEVEGAPVIQGPEMKSELQEVAQPMTGDKSEDGPDVKGLKIPNLEPIKMPEAGEGQSQV